Genomic window (Chthonomonas sp.):
CGCACGGGTAGCGCAGCGCCGCCAGCGCGGCAATCACGCCGCGCATCTCCATGCGATTGTTCGTCGTGCGGCGGTATCCCTCGCTGAGTTCGCGGCGCTTATCGCCGTATTCTAGGATCACGCCGTAGCCGCCGGGGCCAGGGTTGCCGCTGCAGGCACCATCCGTCCACGCCGTCACTTGCTTGAGGTCCGCCAAAACGATCCTATTGTGACGCGATTCCGGCCACAATAGGGGTATGCGCGACGACGGCGAGATTCTCCTGATTGAAGCCGACGAAGCCGATCGTCTCGACAAGGTGCTGAGTCGGGCGCTTCCTGATTTTTCGCGCACCAAGCTGGCGGCTCTTTGCGAAGATGGCCATGTCTTGGTCAACGGCGAGCCGCGACCGCCACGCTACCAAGTGCGTCCGGGCATGAGCATCAGCATCGCCGACCTGCCCGATCCCGAGCCGTTTAACCTCGAACCCGTCCCCATGGACCTCGTGATCCGGTTTGAAGACGAGCATCTTTTGGTCGTGGAAAAGCCGCGTGGCCTGCCGACCCACCCGGCGAGTTCGTACACCGGGGCTACGCTGGTGCACGGGCTTTTGGCGCACTCGCAACTGAGCACGGGCTCGGCGCACTATCGCCCAGGCATCGTCCACCGGCTCGACAAAGACACAACCGGCCTGCTGGTCGTGGCGAAAACCGATTTTGCCCACGCCAAATTGGCCGAGCAGATTTCCACGCGCGCGGCGGGCCGCAAGTATTGCGCGTTGGCGTACGGCACCACCGAGCAGCAACGCTTCCGGGTGGAAGCCCCGATCGCCCGCGACCCGCGCTCGCGACTGCGGATGTGTTGCCACCCGAGCGGACGCTTCGCCGCCACGAAGTTTTCGCGCGTTTCGGAAAGTCACGGCGGATCGCTGCTGATTTGCCAACTCGAAACCGGTCGTACGCACCAGATTCGGGTTCATTTGCAGGCGGTGGGCCACCCGGTTCGCGGCGATGAACAGTACGCCAAGGGCGACTGGAGCGAAGGGCCGATGCAACTGCACGCCGCCTCGCTCAGCTTTACGCACCCCGTTTCGGGCGAGGCCATGGCCATCTACAGTCCGCCGCCCGCCGACTTTCTGGCCCACGAATTGATTCGGCCCGAGCACTTTGACGGGAACCTCTAAGCGGGTACCATCACCATTGTATTGCCGAGGTTGAGACAACGGGGTCGCACAGCGGACACGGAGATTTTGAACCCATGACAGAAGTGATCATGCCCAAGATGGGCGACGGGATGGAAGAAGGCACCCTCGTGGACTGGCTCGTCAAAGACGGCGACAAGGTGAAGAGCGGTCAGGTCATTGGCAACATTCAAACCGACAAGGCGACGCTCGAACTCGAAGCGCCGGGCTCGGGTTTCATTACCGGATTTTTGATTAAGGG
Coding sequences:
- a CDS encoding RluA family pseudouridine synthase; protein product: MRDDGEILLIEADEADRLDKVLSRALPDFSRTKLAALCEDGHVLVNGEPRPPRYQVRPGMSISIADLPDPEPFNLEPVPMDLVIRFEDEHLLVVEKPRGLPTHPASSYTGATLVHGLLAHSQLSTGSAHYRPGIVHRLDKDTTGLLVVAKTDFAHAKLAEQISTRAAGRKYCALAYGTTEQQRFRVEAPIARDPRSRLRMCCHPSGRFAATKFSRVSESHGGSLLICQLETGRTHQIRVHLQAVGHPVRGDEQYAKGDWSEGPMQLHAASLSFTHPVSGEAMAIYSPPPADFLAHELIRPEHFDGNL